The genomic stretch ACCCTTGCATTGAGACCTTTGTCGCAGTCGCAAATCAGATCTCGAATGAACTCACAAACGGAACCGGATAAGCGACAGTTGTGCATCGGCGAGCGACACATGTCGCATTGAGGCGCATGCGCGCAAGAGAAAGTCGTGGCGAAAGCGACCGCAGACCCGCGCGGGTCCGCGTGGATAGGAACGTATTTCAGATTGGCATTCTTCTTGCCTTTGGATGGAAACCACGATCTGGAGGCTGAAATCATGCTTCAAGCGGCACACAAGTCTGAGCAAGTTTCCGAGTCGCGCGCTCGGGCCAAGCGATTCACACACCCCGGAACAGCTTGCGCCCCCCGTGTTGTCGACGTGACGACGACAACGGGAACGCGCGACCTTCGTATCTCGCTCCCGGCACTAGCGAGCGTGGGACCAGCCTTGCACCGCGTCCTTGACGCTTATCCGAACAGCGGTGGTTGCGGCAGAATCGTCTATGGCCTTTGTGGCACGATCCAGTACCACGTTATGACGAAGGCAACACAAGGCGTCAAACCTTTCGTCTATGGGGCACCGATCCTTTGTGCGCTTGAATGCACATTGATCACCGCGGCTATCACCATCGGCCATCGCGGTGATGGAAAGCGCATCCTACATTGCCACGGCGGCTTCCTCGACAGCAGCGGCACTCAGCACGGTGGTCACATCATTCTCGATGAGACAGTCGTGGCAGGCAGTCCAATGATCGTGAGGCTCTGCCTATTCGAACAGGTGGATCTCGTTGCCTCACCCGATCACGAGACAACCTTCGATCTTTTACTTCCAATTAAGGTACGGTGAAATCTACTATGGATACCGATGTCGTTGTTGAGTCCGGACATTATGGGCGACTTGTGGTTGCGCGTCTCAAACCCAATGAGGATTTGATTGAATCGCTCGAAAACAAATGCCTTGAGCATGGGATTGGTCGAGCAATCATCCGTGGTGTCGTGGGAAGTCTCGTTGACGCATCCCTGGAGCGCGGGCATGGAAATACAACCTGCGAGCAGCCTATTTCTGGGCCGGGGGTCGAGATCTTGAACGTATTTGGCGAAATCGATTTGAGGGACCGGGCTTACCCAAATACGGTACTTAGCGGAATCGTCGCAGACACCAAAGGACAAATGTTCGCTGGACGCTTCAGACGAGGTGCGAATCTTTCGTTCATAACGATTGAAGTATCGCTGCAAGAATGGATATCTGATTGAGATGAGAAAGGGGGCGCACGGAAATTCGCACGTTGACACCTGCCTGGTGCAATTTCTGCAAATAACGGAATGATGCTGCACAGGCCCACCGCGAAGCACGACGCGAGCACGTGTAACGCGTCGGAGAAAGTCATCACAAGCGCTTCACGCATCATCAGATGCATGCAGCATCTCCAAGCCAGCTCCGGTCGGGTCCAGGTGTCGCTCGCAACCAGCGCCAAGCGCACGGTCCGCGCGTGTAGCAACGGCCGGATAAGCGGACGTTCTACTGTCACGTGTTCGGCAAGCTACTCGTAGTGGAGGGCAGGCGATCGTTGAGCATCGTACTCGCGACAGCGACAGCGATAGCTATCGCGACGCCGAGGTTGCGCATCAGTGTGTTGCTCAATCAACGTTATCCTTAATTGGTATCCGAACGTGCAGTTCACGATTCTGGCCTTCACATTTCGGCCCAGAGGGGTGCGAAGCCGACACAACCGGCTATTCACCGGTTTCTTGCCGGCAGTGAGTGACGACGCGCTCAAGCGGATGAGGCGGGTCGTGCGTGGCTGGCTCCATCACCGGCGGGCGGCGACGACGCTTGAGGATCTCACGCAGTTATGCAATCGAACGATAACAGGGCGGTGGAACCACTACGGAGCGTTCTATGGGGCGGGGATGCGCTAGCTCTTCCATTACATGGACCAGAAACTCGCCCTGTGGGCCAGACGCAGGTACAAGACCATGCGACGGCGAAAGCAGCGCAGCGTCTAATGGCTCGGCAAGATGAAGGAGTTTGCTCCGCGGTTGTTCGCCCACTGGCGTGTCGCTCGGTGCCCGGTTGACTAAGGGGAGCCGGATGAGGTGCGAGCCTCATGTCCGGTTCTACGAGAGCCTCGGGGCGAAATTCCCCGAGGCTACTCACCACTAAGCGGCCGCTTCCCGGTACTTCGCCAATTTCGATGTCTTTCCGATTCCCGGGTTGAAGCAATTGCACGGATCCAGTTTCTGATAGAACGCCGCAAGCTGTGGCTTCGCGTGATACAGATGGCCGACATTGTGTTCCGCTGGATATTCGGCGCCTCGGCGATCAAGCAGCCTCCACATCTTGTGTTCAATTTCGAGGCAGTCGTTGCCTTTTTTGACGATGTAATCCTGGTGGAACACGTGGCATAGAAAGTGGCCGTAATACAACTTCAAGAGGATTGCATCTTCGATGCCGGGCGGCAGCGTCTCCATCCAGTCGGGATCGTTGCGACGTAAGGCTATGTCGAGCGCGACGATATTCTCCACTTCCCGGGTATGCACTGCACGATAGCGGACGGCTGCACCGGCAGCGACGAAGCGATGCAAGAACGCTTTTCTGCCTTCGTCGACAGTGCATTCGAAATAGCCCCCGGTGGCGTCGGCGAAGTAGCTTGCAAGGAACGCGCGAGTTTCGTCGACGCCTTCGGCAGTAACCTTCAGCATCAGGTGGTGCTCGTACTTTTCACGATACTGTTTCATTCGCGGGGGCAGGTGGCTCGGCAATAGCCGGCTCGCAGCCTGCATCACGCGGTCAGTGAAATGCGAAGGGAAAAACCCGAGCCGATCAAACAGCGCTTCCAAACGGCTTTTTAGTCTGAACAATGCGGGCAACCGGGACGTGCCGAGATAGTTTATCGCGATGAAAGTATCCTTTCCGTATTCCTTAGCGATGTCGAAAGCGTTTCTATGGATATATTCGCCCGAGATTGGCAAATGCTTGAAGTCGTGCAGTGCATGACGGCGGATCTCGGTAAGCTCGTCAGGGCGGTTCGTACCGATATAGAACACTTGGGTGTTCCGCTCAATCGGAAACGTATCGAGCCGCACTCCAAACACCATGACTTTGCCAGCCGAGCCTGATGCCTCATGGAGGCGCTGCGGATCGGCGTTGAACCGCGCCGGCGTATCGGCATCGATCTCACGAACATGGGTCGCGTAGCCGCGATCGGACCCTGCGCCCGCGTTGTGGCGAATATCGGCATCTGTGAACTCACCGCGCTCGAGCCGGCCAAGGATGTCTTCAGGGGTGTCGCCGAGTTCGATTCCCAGATGGTTGACGAGGTTCAGTTTTCCCGTCACATCCACCTGCCCGAATACCGCCATTTCCGTATACGCTGGGCCGCGCTGCACCAGCGCACCGCCCGAGTTGTTGCAGACTCCGCCGAATACCGATGCGCCGATGCAACTTGAGCCGATCACCGAATGCGGCTCGCGGCCAAGGGGCTTCAATGTCTGTTCTAACTGGTCGAGCGTTGCCCCGGGAAAGCAGACGACCTGCGTGCCACCATCGATCACGTACACCTTCTTCATGCGGCTCGTGCTGACGATCACGATGTCGCGATCATAGTCGTTGCCGTCCGGTGTCGAGCCGCCAGTGAGGCCCGTGTTCGATGCCTGCGTGATCACAATCACATTCGCTGCAGTGCACGCCTGCAGCACTTTCCATTGTTCGACGATCGTACCAGGACGTACCACCGCGAGTGCCTTGCCTAAACCAAAGCGAAAACCGGTGCGGTAGCGGCGGGTCGCGCCTTCATCGGTCAGGGTGTACTTCTTGCCGACGATATTGCCCAGGTCCACAATCAACGCGTGGACCACATCGGCGGGAGTAACTGCCATCGGCGTGCAAGCTTCAGACATCAAATTTTTCTCTCGAAATGTTAAAGGTGGCGCGATCGACTTAACCCAGCGTTTTGGCGGCAACCTTCGAGCGCGTCGGGTCGACACAAGGGCGTAAAATTAGGTCGGTCTTTGGTTCAATACCTCGACGCCGTTTTTCGGGGACGAAGGAGATGTGACTCCGCCGGATGCGCCACTTCCTCTTATCGCTGACGAGCAGTCTCACCACGAGCCCCGCGACACCCCGGGAACTGGGCCCGACATTGCTCCGTTCCATACCGATTCGCGAACGGCGCAGCTTGTCGTTGGGAGCTCTAGCATCGCCTGTACTGGTGTTGTTGGGACGATGAACGCCTGGCAACATGAACTTGATCGTCTGTGCGGCGTCGGGCGCAAAAGAAGTTGCGTGGGTACCGGAATATTCCGTCGTCGATCATCTCGCGTCGGGGTGGCTGGTTCGTCTGTCACTGAGTGGTGCCCGTCGTGCCTTGTTTGCCAATTTGCTATCTGACATCCCGCCATCCTCCGACGATCCTTCAATTTCTTTCCCGGTAGTGCGCGATTGGGTAAACACACGTTTGGCCTGAGCGGCGTTTCTAGCTGGGCGGCGAGTTGAAGCTCAGCACCTCGTCGGACTCGGGGTCGCTTCAACGAAGTTCGTGGCGACCGCGAGCACTATCGCGACTGTACTTCTGTCACGCCACGAGCCGAGTCGATCGTCGAATGGAACGACGAATAACGTTGTCTCCCGTAGTGACGAGGAAACAAGGCTCATCGTGACTCGAGATAGCGTCGAGCAATGCAATACGATCGTCGCTATTTAACCGAGTAGGTGCGATTTCCGACAATGGCGTGTCGTTCCAACATCTCGAGCCCTCTACCAGATTCAACGTACTTTCATTCCATCGAGCATGGGTTTCAAATCACGGGTCGACATCGGGCCGCAGTGTAGCGGCTCCGATGTCGAGATGGTCAGTAATCGTCGAGCCAATGAGCGGCCTAGTCGATTCGTTCCAGTTCTTTCGAATAATTCATGCCGCGTTCACGGTAGTCGATCGCGTTTGCGCGCAATTTCGCAATAACCTCATCCGTTAGCTCTCGAAGTACCTTTGCTGGCGC from Paraburkholderia phytofirmans OLGA172 encodes the following:
- a CDS encoding PPC domain-containing DNA-binding protein — its product is MDTDVVVESGHYGRLVVARLKPNEDLIESLENKCLEHGIGRAIIRGVVGSLVDASLERGHGNTTCEQPISGPGVEILNVFGEIDLRDRAYPNTVLSGIVADTKGQMFAGRFRRGANLSFITIEVSLQEWISD
- the dld gene encoding D-lactate dehydrogenase → MSEACTPMAVTPADVVHALIVDLGNIVGKKYTLTDEGATRRYRTGFRFGLGKALAVVRPGTIVEQWKVLQACTAANVIVITQASNTGLTGGSTPDGNDYDRDIVIVSTSRMKKVYVIDGGTQVVCFPGATLDQLEQTLKPLGREPHSVIGSSCIGASVFGGVCNNSGGALVQRGPAYTEMAVFGQVDVTGKLNLVNHLGIELGDTPEDILGRLERGEFTDADIRHNAGAGSDRGYATHVREIDADTPARFNADPQRLHEASGSAGKVMVFGVRLDTFPIERNTQVFYIGTNRPDELTEIRRHALHDFKHLPISGEYIHRNAFDIAKEYGKDTFIAINYLGTSRLPALFRLKSRLEALFDRLGFFPSHFTDRVMQAASRLLPSHLPPRMKQYREKYEHHLMLKVTAEGVDETRAFLASYFADATGGYFECTVDEGRKAFLHRFVAAGAAVRYRAVHTREVENIVALDIALRRNDPDWMETLPPGIEDAILLKLYYGHFLCHVFHQDYIVKKGNDCLEIEHKMWRLLDRRGAEYPAEHNVGHLYHAKPQLAAFYQKLDPCNCFNPGIGKTSKLAKYREAAA